A window of Cryptomeria japonica chromosome 3, Sugi_1.0, whole genome shotgun sequence contains these coding sequences:
- the LOC131068489 gene encoding uncharacterized protein LOC131068489 isoform X3: protein MPTEGAAWERREILREKRYERGEKISFARGRREGAAASAPQPPLALNPVSSNRSAWLSARQGRSRHFFDDSTYGSISSPSDIPGKGRSRLFLDDGAYGSIPSPSSDIPCKGRSRLFLDDGAYGPIPIPSTDVPAREKIYEEDNLGFHMEGRYNKRNRELIGSGPRGGYLSSEGKTYEDENLGFRMEGRYSKRGREPVGSGLGSINASCDILDLGKSYEDEGLGFRVEGRFNRRSRELVGSSLSSRRPSFDDAAKEKFYEEESPPGFYMEGMYSKRGRELVIGSDLSSSHSQRDRKHQNWDGELITGSDLPHRDRKTQHWDSGLSSFLSTGRHDTVIGKSVDQMSLHSPHLYFDKQISWDQIQSQEPYRKTALEYASSDNKFVAQMGGSENDFGRFSRDFETKLDTHGSFSSSDSLLGDAQNPQQDHLDSFISRKCSKWAHLGKYSWSSLSGQTGIAKEPDKELKEPHDIHGSMFVHDSTSKMSTSALGVVVDDETHSRKKQRLGWGQGLAKYEKRKVEGPEDENNRRDIIQYDIPLSSKTEVLSPPLEMNLDGRSPKVNGSSGYMSPATTYSITCISSPDEHVSSSGAGTNDMTDEEKACHNVADNNCNGVHVASGSHLLQCSLPISGSESILVETSSEHVEQSTILTTDKQNTEVITSNFSGSESSLAAGKLLSVKNDILQKLENTEHEIEKYEIELRLLISEIEFNADGNDLLGACTEVVDRDLGDRCSNALDVDVQVSSTAPTSNDGPIGPSLDPNGNQVCASSVPLEMQSVKCQMPIQKENATNLKVVGVEGSEEDLMDKQSMECQLVQTIGSQADTLLVRSQIQAISEIKDCENVTGNENECPWEGQSNLIEDPISVSYIENDGGVSAHLRSTNGGADIVSSIYAANKKLTREALECNEKFLPADMGITGDILSDVLDSSMWKQLHERNREQIEAKIVDQRQFLLFKERALALKFRVLRQLWKDDQYSLSTKRHRARAQKRSEINCRANGGNQKYQLPIRSRFASPAGTSFCPPTKKAIELAGKLISDRQDRPCRSVLKMPALVLDEKEKVVRFSTSNGIVDDPIAVEKERIVINPWTHEEREIFLEKFAIFGKNFSKVASFLEHKTVADCIEFYYKNQKSESFEKVKKMHKVQKERDCHHVSTYLATAGNNRHRDSNAVSLDVFNASSVVAASTSHQANVFQNTPPMNALRTVVGLFSEKQSRDARDLESERECTAAADVLAGICGALSSEAVSSCITGGADQSEVLHENSFSRSFLKDNGYPSITEALQSNEIQYSSEEGCEEVYVDWTDDEKACFINALTMFGRDFESISRYIGSRTEEQCKTFFSKVRKRLGLDELMLRESYIPTKNNDGSDDDERGGLIDVSTSLCDIDSSAKVPAISDPEAFNSGQLNFKASTVIEGAQKIEAQDNEVEFFMEEAKSPQNEETGQNTSTGAVQIDVKMSLKEAAFSPHGEHFLSEGSLTDTRGDCQIGTLMDIQHDENILKVKEDLLCCNNNTETQSKAETNDSIERFHGTLHIENTFIVDKGKSKGLEIEGLTDSISSEKIIRSPCNIKEESFCTHVTSGFRSVDTTEFSAPVLSQNSLNNLEVMHKDECMTSLHASGNVSSNEKYLIGSVLLITGSDPFDKCEVISSPKINAGMESNTDILISKAISNESVTPSLITKETPQRVFLDQKASCSIPVPSYMSDSQLNKKFSDAFSQVSQPMVHHMQPEVVAWDQKQEVPSNVVLSKNHSMFQESASSLVRNQKLESGMVHHYPNQSGSQNQNQEELCLGAMLQSMQQSDTSVSGLSSQQFQGLKLKDCSNGNVDDGKYEILQCSADTEQSPRNFGGHQLKVLHQTESQSCSSLISNAYQQGSLKQNSCHSEVSSQVPGGQHLLVTNLEDPCLKKSTDACQQTKHKQLVQGGPNPQMKSRQQHQVIQQNLQENVLETSANANKEHLALAAHFIEKPISKQLMWDQRKQSTQYAEHYQLLHLWQQKNRGHNIICDNHMLSLKEEKQVDHQGCLQFQQTNNKFKPVTKPVYSYQSSSPTPKTDEQTANRGDVKLFGQILQSHSSNLSKLPPRNEVVNCSTASFEGRQKLSHVPENDEHCHAVANFLSEQQLPAKYVCMYSEGIAGKTKNNTSWKLKESTEMSECFAEGCSGPKTNFRKAGTVHSSQEFGGRNLQFWEDSSRHDPCKNTSQTRISHFSKDLDSQCKSMSECFSGSSSVDQTVKANKFKVLSLDSSMIPGWHGSVIQDVPYLTKDPLTVRECDYYPSGYKELGNGYIFSLGVKQPDLLVELRRGAGFDRTLSHEPGRCDTVQSILPFQGQMRNISSHTGIQAGRGVPGGSFVSDPVAAFRMQCSTVEQVKASFQHPHFRSTRDQGLGRGDYGS, encoded by the exons CACGTCAAGGTCGAAGCAGACATTTCTTCGATGATAGCACTTATGGATCAATATCTAGTCCATCTGATATTCCCGGCAAAGGTCGAAGCAGGCTTTTCCTGGATGATGGTGCTTATGGGTCAATTCCTAGTCCCTCATCTGATATTCCCTGTAAAGGTCGAAGCAGACTTTTCCTGGATGATGGTGCTTATGGACCGATTCCTATTCCATCAACTGATGTCCCTGCCAGGGAAAAAATCTATGAAGAGGATAACCTGGGCTTCCACATGGAGGGGAGATACAACAAGAGAAATAGAGAACTCATCGGGTCAGGTCCTAGAGGTGGTTACCTGTCGTCTGAGGGAAAAACATATGAAGATGAGAACTTGGGCTTCCGCATGGAGGGGAGATACAGTAAGAGAGGCAGAGAACCAGTGGGATCAGGTCTTGGCTCCATCAACGCATCCTGTGACATTCTTGATCTGGGGAAGTCCTACGAAGATGAGGGCTTGGGATTCCGTGTGGAGGGGAGGTTCAATAGAAGGTCCAGGGAACTCGTAGGATCGAGCCTTAGCTCTAGAAGGCCATCATTTGATGACGCTGCCAAGGAGAAATTTTACGAAGAGGAGAGTCCGCCGGGCTTCTACATGGAGGGAATGTACAGTAAGAGGGGCAGAGAACTAGTAATAGGATCAGATCTTAGCTCCAGTCATTCACAGAGAGACAGAAAACATCAAAATTGGGATGGCGAACTAATAACAGGATCAGACCTTCCACACAGAGACAGGAAAACACAACATTGGGACAGCGGGCTAAGCAGTTTCCTTTCCACAGGTAGGCATGACACTGTGATTGGGAAATCAGTGGATCAAATGTCTTTGCATTCCCCACATCTATATTTTGACAAACAGATCTCATGGGATCAAATTCAATCCCAGGAACCGTACAGAAAAACAGCACTGGAGTATGCAAGCTCGGACAACAAATTTGTTGCACAGATGGGAGGGTCTGAAAATGATTTTGGAAGATTTTCTAGGGATTTTGAGACAAAACTTGACACGCATGGAAGCTTCAGCAGCTCTGATAGTTTGCTTGGAGATGCCCAAAATCCTCAGCAAGACCATCTAGACAGTTTTATTTCCAGGAAGTGTTCAAAATGGGCACATCTTGGAAAGTATTCTTGGAGTTCTTTATCTGGTCAGACAGGCATTGCCAAAGAACCTGACAAGGAGCTCAAGGAACCCCATGATATACATGGAAGTATGTTTGTGCATGATTCTACTTCAAAAATGTCTACAAGTGCCCTTGGTGTTGTAGTAGATGATGAAACTCATTCACGGAAGAAGCAGCGCCTTGGATGGGGTCAGGGTTTAGCAAAGTATGAAAAACGGAAAGTTGAGGGCCCCGAGGATGAAAACAATAGGAGAGACATTATTCAATATGACATACCTCTATCATCCAAAACGGAAGTTCTTAGTCCTCCTTTGGAAATGAATCTGGATGGTAGAAGCCCTAAGGTGAATGGAAGCTCAGGATACATGTCACCTGCGACAACATATTCCATTACCTGCATTTCATCACCTG ATGAACATGTATCATCTTCAGGAGCTGGAACAAATGACATGACTGATGAAGAAAAGGCATGTCATAATGTTGCTGATAATAATTGCAATGGAGTGCATGTTGCCAGCGGGAGTCATCTGTTACAGTGTAGCCTACCAATATCAGGATCTGAGAGTATTTTGGTGGAAACTTCTTCGGAGCATGTGGAACAATCAACCATTTTAACCACAGACAAACAAAATACAGAGGTAATCACCTCCAATTTCTCTGGTTCGGAGTCGTCACTAGCTGCTGGCAAGCTACTTTCTGTAAAGAATGATATATTGCAGAAATTGGAAAATACGGAGCATGAGATTGAGAAGTATGAGATAGAGCTCAGGTTGTTGATTTCTGAAATAGAATTCAATGCTGATGGAAATGATCTATTGGGAGCATGCACAGAAGTGGTTGACAGAGACCTTGGGGATAGGTGTTCAAATGCCTTGGATGTTGATGTTCAGGTGTCTTCTACAGCACCTACTTCCAATGATGGACCTATAGGACCTTCCTTGGATCCAAATGGCAATCAAGTGTGTGCTTCAAGTGTTCCTTTGGAAATGCAATCTGTGAAATGTCAAATGCCAATACAAAAGGAGAATGCTACAAACTTGAAGGTTGTTGGTGTTGAAGGATCTGAAGAAGATTTGATGGATAAGCAATCTATGGAATGTCAGTTGGTACAAACAATAGGCAGTCAAGCTGATACACTACTTGTTAGATCCCAAATACAAGCAATATCAGAAATCAAGGACTGTGAAAATGTCACTGGAAATGAAAATGAATGCCCTTGGGAAGGTCAGTCAAATTTAATTGAAGATCCTATTTCTGTTTCTTACATTGAGAATGATGGAGGAGTTTCTGCGCATTTAAGGAGCACAAATGGTGGGGCAGACATTGTGTCCTCAATATATGCTGCTAATAAGAAACTAACTAGAGAGGCATTGGAGTGTAATGAAAAGTTTTTGCCAGCAGATATGGGTATAACTGGTGACATCTTGTCTGATGTTTTAGATTCATCAATGTGGAAGCAGTTGCATGAAAGGAACAGGGAGCAGATAGAAGCAAAGATAGTCGATCAAAGACAATTTCTGCTCTTCAAAGAAAGAGCTCTGGCATTGAAATTCAGGGTTCTCAGGCAGTTGTGGAAAGATGATCAATATTCATTGTCTACAAAGAGGCACCGGGCAAGAGCACAGAAACGTTCGGAAATTAATTGTCGCGCAAATGGTGGAAATCAAAAGTATCAATTGCCAATCAGATCCAGATTTGCATCTCCAG CAGGTACTTCATTTTGCCCACCTACCAAGAAAGCAATTGAATTGGCAGGTAAACTTATATCTGATCGCCAGGACAGGCCCTGTAGGAGTGTTTTAAAGATGCCTGCATTAGTTTTggatgagaaagagaaagttgtgAGATTTTCTACATCGAATGGTATAGTGGACGATCCTATTGCTGTTGAGAAGGAGCGCATTGTGATTAATCCATGGACTCATGAAGAGAGAGAAATTTTCCTGGAGAAATTTGCCATATTTGGTAAGAACTTCAGCAAGGTTGCTTCCTTTTTGGAACACAAGACTGTAGCAGACTGTATTGAATTCTATTACAAAAATCAAAAGTCAGAAAGTTTCGAGAAAGTAAAGAAAATGCATAAGGTGCAGAAGGAAAGAGATTGCCACCATGTAAGTACCTATCTTGCAACTGCTGGAAACAATCGTCACCGGGACTCAAACGCAGTTTCATTGGATGTATTCAACGCTTCATCAGTTGTAGCTGCGAGCACCAGTCACCAGGCAAATGTTTTTCAGAACACCCCACCAATGAATGCTCTAAGGACAGTTGTGGGCCTGTTTTCTGAGAAACAATCAAGAGATGCTCGTGATCTGGAAAGTGAAAGAGAGTGCACTGCTGCAGCAGATGTTTTAGCAGGGATTTGTGGTGCTTTATCATCTGAGGCAGTGAGTTCTTGTATAACTGGTGGAGCTGATCAATCTGAAGTCCTCCATGAGAACAGTTTTTCAAGGTCTTTTTTGAAGGATAATGGCTACCCCTCAATAACTGAAGCTCTGCAAAGTAATGAAATACAATACTCCTCTGAGGAAGGCTGTGAGGAAGTCTATGTAGATTGGACTGATGATGAGAAGGCCTGTtttattaatgctttgaccatgtttgGTAGGGATTTTGAAAGTATCTCTCGTTATATTGGATCTAGAACTGAGGAACAGTGTAAGACATTTTTTAGCAAAGTTCGCAAACGGCTTGGACTTGATGAACTCATGCTGCGAGAATCATACATCCCCACAAAAAACAATGATGGAAGTGATGATGATGAGCGAGGGGGGCTTATTGATGTGTCTACATCATTGTGTGATATAGATTCTTCTGCAAAGGTGCCTGCAATTTCAGATCCAGAGGCTTTTAATTCAGGTCAATTAAATTTCAAAGCCTCTACAGTCATCGAGGGTGCTCAGAAGATTGAAGCACAGGATAATGAAGTTGAGTTTTTTATGGAAGAAGCTAAGTCTCCTCAAAATGAAGAAACTGGACAAAATACAAGCACAGGTGCAGTGCAGATTGACGTGAAGATGAGCCTCAAGGAAGCTGCATTTTCTCCACATGGGGAGCATTTTTTAAGTGAGGGGTCATTGACAGATACAAGAGGTGATTGTCAAATAGGTACACTGATGGATATACAACACGATGAAAACATTCTGAAGGTTAAAGAAGATCTTTTGTGTTGTAATAACAACACAGAAACACAAAGTAAAGCTGAGACTAATGATAGTATAGAAAGGTTTCATGGGACCCTTCACATTGAGAATACATTCATTGTTGACAAAGGTAAATCAAAGGGACTTGAAATTGAGGGATTGACAGATTCTATATCTTCTGAAAAGATTATTAGATCCCCTTGCAACATAAAGGAGGAGAGCTTTTGTACACATGTAACAAGTGGGTTTAGATCTGTGGATACAACAGAGTTTTCTGCTCCAGTTCTAAGCCAAAACTCATTGAATAATTTGGAGGTTATGCATAAAGATGAATGCATGACATCTCTGCATGCTTCTGGTAATGTCTCTAGCAATGAAAAATATTTGATAGGTTCAGTGCTTCTTATTACAGGGAGTGATCCTTTTGATAAGTGTGAGGTGATATCAAGCCCAAAGATCAATGCAGGCATGGAAAGCAATACTGATATTTTAATTTCAAAGGCCATATCAAATGAAAGTGTGACACCATCATTAATTACTAAGGAAACACCACAGAGAGTTTTTTTGGATCAAAAGGCATCATGTTCTATTCCAGTACCTTCCTACATGTCTGATTCTCAGTTAAACAAAAAGTTCTCTGATGCGTTTTCCCAGGTTTCTCAACCAATGGTTCATCATATGCAACCTGAGGTGGTGGCCTGGGACCAAAAACAAGAAGTACCCTCTAATGTGGTACTTTCGAAAAATCATAGTATGTTTCAAGAAAGTGCATCATCACTAGTTAGGAACCAAAAGCTGGAAAGTGGCATGGTCCACCATTATCCAAACCAGAGCGGAAGTCAGAACCAAAACCAGGAAGAGTTGTGTCTAGGTGCAATGCTTCAGTCTATGCAGCAGTCAGATACGTCTGTTTCTGGACTGTCGTCTCAACAGTTTCAAGGCCTTAAGCTTAAAGATTGTAGTAATGGAAATGTGGATGATGGCAAGTATGAAATCCTTCAATGCTCTGCAGATACTGAACAGTCACCCAGAAATTTTGGAGGCCATCAGTTGAAGGTGCTACATCAAACAGAGTCTCAGTCTTGTAGCAGTCTAATTTCTAATGCTTATCAGCAAGGATCCCTTAAACAGAATTCATGCCATTCTGAAGTGTCATCTCAGGTTCCTGGAGGTCAGCACTTGTTGGTAACGAATCTGGAAGATCCCTGTTTGAAAAAATCTACAGATGCTTGCCAACAAACTAAACACAAGCAGTTGGTGCAGGGAGGTCCTAATCCACAAATGAAAAGTCGGCAACAACACCAGGTTATTCAGCAGAACTTACAAGAAAATGTATTGGAGACATCGGCGAATGCTAACAAGGAACATTTGGCTCTGGCTGCTCATTTTATTGAAAAGCCAATTTCAAAGCAGCTAATGTGGGATCAGAGAAAGCAGTCCACCCAGTATGCGGAGCATTACCAACTTCTTCATCTATGGCAACAGAAGAATAGGGGTCACAACATCATCTGTGATAATCATATGCTATCACTAAAAGAAGAAAAACAGGTAGACCATCAAGGATGTCTGCAATTTCAGCAGACTAATAACAAATTTAAACCTGTTACAAAACCAGTGTACAGCTACCAGTCATCATCCCCAACCCCCAAGACTGATGAACAGACAGCAAATAGAGGCGATGTGAAGCTTTTTGGTCAGATCCTTCAGTCTCATTCATCAAACTTATCAAAGCTACCACCAAGAAATGAGGTTGTTAACTGTTCCACTGCATCCTTTGAAGGTAGGCAAAAACTATCGCATGTTCCTGAAAATGATGAACATTGTCATGCAGTGGCAAATTTTTTATCTGAACAGCAATTGCCTGCAAAATATGTTTGCATGTATTCTGAAGGCATTGCAGGCAAAACCAAAAATAACACAAGTTGGAAGCTGAAGGAATCTACAGAAATGTCAGAATGTTTTGCAGAAGGGTGTTCAGGCCCAAAAACTAATTTTAGGAAGGCAGGCACAGTACATTCTAGTCAGGAGTTTGGTGGGCGAAATTTACAGTTTTGGGAGGATAGTTCCAGGCATGATCCTTGTAAGAATACAAGTCAAACTAGAATTTCGCATTTTTCAAAGGATCTGGATTCACAGTGCAAGTCAATGTCAGAATGTTTTTCAGGTAGTAGTAGTGTAGACCAAACTGTCAAAGCTAACAAATTTAAAGTGTTATCTTTAGATTCATCCATGATACCAGGGTGGCATGGTAGTGTGATACAGGATGTGCCATACCTAACGAAGGATCCATTAACAGTGAGGGAATGTGATTATTATCCTTCAGGATACAAAGAGTTGGGAAATGGTTACATTTTTTCACTGGGTGTGAAACAGCCTGATCTTTTAGTTGAACTTAGGAGAGGGGCAGGTTTTGACAGAACACTTTCTCATGAACCTGGAAGATGTGATACGGTGCAATCTATATTACCTTTCCAAGGTCAGATGAGAAATATTTCTAGTCACACGGGGATTCAGGCAGGCAGAGGAGTGCCTGGAGGAAGCTTTGTGTCAGATCCAGTTGCTGCTTTTAGAATGCAATGCTCTACGGTAGAACAAGTGAAAGCATCATTTCAACATCCTCACTTTAGAAGCACTAGAGATCAAGGGTTGGGGAGAGGTGATTATGGCAGTTAG